A genomic window from Pocillopora verrucosa isolate sample1 chromosome 7, ASM3666991v2, whole genome shotgun sequence includes:
- the LOC136282122 gene encoding TNF receptor-associated factor 5-like, giving the protein MAADQKIPELGGYDFEFISVVPDDFECPVCHLTMKDPIQIGGCGHRFCNTCLGSLLRGHSPKCPVDREPLSRDKIFPDVACHRKILDLKVKCSYVGCPWTGELRAVQKHQSECLFNAVECPNEGCKEKLIRRDMNNHKITECVWREVSCKYCRRSFIVKNKQQHHKVYQKFPVQCPNNCGLRNIPREKLLAHIRDNCPLAEIECKYKNLGCQNAV; this is encoded by the exons ATGGCGGCTGACCAGAAAATTCCAGAACTTGGCGGCTATGATTTTGAGTTTATAAGTGTAGTTCCCGATGATTTTGAATGCCCTGTGTGTCATTTAACAATGAAAGATCCCATACAGATTGGAGGATGCGGCCATAGATTTTGTAACACCTGCTTGGGGAGCTTGTTGAG GGGCCATTCTCCAAAATGTCCAGTAGACAGAGAGCCTCTTTCACGTGATAAG ATATTTCCAGATGTTGCTTGTCATCGCAAAATTCTGGATCTCAAGGTGAAATGTTCTTATGTTGGGTGTCCTTGGACTGGAGAACTCCGAGCTGTGcag AAACATCAGTCAGAATGCCTGTTCAACGCGGTGGAGTGTCCAAATGAAGGATGTAAAGAGAAGCTCATCAGGCGAGATATGAACAATCACAAGATAACGGAATGTGTCTGGAGGGAAGTTAGTTGTAAATATTGTCGAAGATCGTTTATCGTGAAAAACAAGCAG CAACATCATAAAGTCTATCAAAAGTTTCCGGTTCAATGTCCCAACAATTGTGGTCTGAGAAATATTCCACGAGAAAAG CTCTTGGCTCATATTCGTGATAACTGTCCTTTAGCAGAAATTGAATGCAAATACAAGAACTTAGGATGCCAAAATGCGGTATGA
- the LOC136282121 gene encoding adenosine receptor A1-like: MTIYQNITENINAEEKTYERLFCSQEITAGIRSYLIFLSAFNVLLAICSSLGNILILIALHKETSLHAPSKLFLRSLATTDLLVGVISEPLTITCWMSAVRKRQNDCYNALFTSFIASYLLCGMSLLTLTAISVDRLLALTLGLRYRQVVTVKKACACVIMFWIVSIIFSAMYAQNVRITIWYSHIVIPVSFFTSVSSYTKIFWELHHQEIQVRGNIIQREQSSNSSSAALNISQYRKGVSGVIWLQVAVAVCYLPHGIITALWTYSEQSSAIIVLRQFTITLVYFNSSLNPLLYCWKISEVRQSVKELLRRTLCC; encoded by the coding sequence ATGACGATTTATCAAAATATTACTGAAAATATTAATGCAGAGGAGAAAACCTACGAGCGGTTGTTTTGCTCTCAGGAAATAACTGCGGGAATACGCAGCTATCTGATATTTCTTTCGGCGTTCAATGTTTTGCTGGCCATTTGTTCATCCCTGGGTAATATTCTGATCCTGATTGCCCTTCACAAAGAGACATCTCTTCACGCGCCATCAAAACTGTTTCTCCGATCCCTGGCCACAACTGATCTCCTCGTTGGTGTCATTTCTGAACCTCTAACCATAACGTGCTGGATGTCCGCGGTGAGAAAGCGACAGAATGATTGCTACAACGCATTATTTACAAGCTTTATAGCAAGCTATCTTCTCTGCGGCATGTCTTTGTTAACACTGACTGCAATAAGCGTGGATAGGCTGCTCGCCTTAACATTagggctgagatacagacaagttGTGACTGTGAAAAAGGCGTGCGCATGTGTCATCATGTTCTGGATTGTTTCCATTATCTTTTCAGCGATGTATGCGCAGAACGTCCGAATAACAATATGGTATAGCCATATAGTTATACCAGTAAGCTTCTTCACCTCAGTTTCGTCTTATACAAAGATTTTTTGGGAACTCCATCACCAGGAAATCCAGGTACGCGGCAACATCATTCAGCGAGAGCAATCAAGCAACTCGAGTTCTGCTGCACTGAACATATCTCAATATAGAAAAGGAGTGTCCGGCGTAATTTGGTTGCAGGTGGCAGTTGCTGTTTGTTATCTTCCACATGGTATAATCACAGCTTTGTGGACCTATAGTGAACAGTCGTCGGCTATTATTGTGCTCAGACAATTTACAATAACTCTAGTTTACTTTAACTCGTCACTAAACCCGTtgctttactgctggaagataagtgaGGTGAGACAATCGGTGAAGGAACTACTCAGACGAACACTTTGCTGCTAA